The DNA segment GTTCGTTTATCCTGACATCTTACTCTATTCTTCTAGCGTGGATTATTTTAAGGGTAGGAGTATATTAGCACCAACACTTGATGTCGTTAATGAAGTAAACAATCATGTGATGTCTTTGATCCCTGGCAACGAGAGGGTATACTTGAGCTCTGATACACTAATTAGTGAAGATGGTCACCTGGAATCTGAATTATATACAATGAGCACCGAATCATTGAATGCGCTAAATTGTTTAGGAATTCCCCGACACCAGTTAGTTCTTAAAATCGGTGTTCCTGTGATGCTTCTTCGCAATATTGACCAATCCAATGGACTATGTAATGGTACGCGCATGCAGGTTAAACGTCTTGGTGACCATATCATTGAGTGCGTCATTTAGCAGGTCGTAATACTGGTGATGTTGTATTTATTCCCAAGATGAACATGTCACCCAATAACGATACATTACCAATCAGGTTTACTCGACGCCAATTTCCGGTTGCTCTTTGCTTTGTGATGACAAGTCCCAAGGCCAAACGCTGTCAACCGTTGGCGTCTATCTTTCGAGGCCTGTTTTTACTCATGGTCAGCTTTATGTTGCGCTTTCTCGGGTTAGCATGCATTCTGGACCGAAGATTTTATCCGTTAATTCTAACGGCAAAGTTTCAGATCATACTATTAATGTGGTCTATAGAGAAGTTTTTACCGGGATGCTACCTAACATTCTCCCTTGATCAGTTGACCACTCATGTGCTCCTTCTGTAATCTTTTCGGTACGCAGTTCTTCTAAGTcttaaagaataaataaagaacaTTTTTCTCTTACTTAATTACACATTAAATATTATTCTTTATATAATACATATCTATacaaacaattatttttaaaggaaaactCTAGTGGGCTagcaattttatttaattttggatAGCATGTAATCCTTCGAGAACATTGAGTCATTttatgaaatctcacaccaatccaccaccattaaatcatcattgatgattatttgATGTTCCCAATCATAAACTTTGCTGGCCAcaaccattttttttaaataatttaattcgtttttttattgaatattatttatttacaattATAATCTTAATGCCCGTGCTTGGCACGGGAGATAAAACTAGTATTACACTATAAAACATGTAATAATTACTATTTTTAGCCCTGATTATAAATAATTGTAACCATATGTATTGTTGAGCgaatttgttgttttttgtTGCAAAAGAAGCAGGACTACCGAGCTACCATGCATGGCAACGAGGATCTCAAAGAAAGTGATGGAAGAGGTGCACCAGTGGGGATCCATGAAACAACATGGTGTGACCTTAAAGTACATGATGGAATTCGGGTCCAACCCTACTGACAAGAACCTCCTCCTCTCTGCTCAGTTTCTTCACAGTGAGCTTCCCATTAGAATTGCACGAAGATCCATCGAGCTCGAGAATCTTCCTTGTGGCTTATCTCAAAAACCTGCTGTTCTCAAGGCACATTACACTATCGTtgcttttacttttcttttatgttgCATTTATACCAGTACGAATCTTGTTGGTAGGTAAATACgacaattttaacaaaaataagtcGCAGATTTAATAAgtgttatatattatttgtgCATAATAAGGTTTCTTACTTTGTGGTAATTATTGATCTTCAATTTCATCTTTGATTGTGCTGCGTTTTGTGATTTTTAGGTTAGAGATTGGTACTTGGATTCGTTCCGTGATCTTAGATCTTTTCGTGAGATAAAAGACATGAGTGATGAGAAAGAATTCACTAAGATTATCAAGGCTATTAAGGTGAGGCATGACAATGTGGTGCCAACAATGGCCTTGGGTGTTTCGCAATTAAAGAGAACTATGAATGCAAATACTGCTATTGAAGATCATACTGAGATTCATGAGTTCCTTGACCGTTTTTTCCTGTCAAGAATTGGAATCCGTATGCTTATTGGTTAGttctaattcaaaaaatatttaatttcttttaagttTTGTTTGCTCTAAATTTGGTAGTGGTTCAAAATCTAGTAAAGTATTGTATGTTTATCTCTGTCCCTTTTTCATGTTTAACGTGTTGGAACAGGGCAACATTTAGAATTGCACAAACCTAATCCAAATCCAAATTGTGTTGGTTGTATACACACAAAAATGTCTCCTTTGGATGTGACTAGGAATGCCATTGAAGATGCACGAGCTATGTGTTATCGCGAATATGGCAACGCACCAGAAGTAACAATATATGGCGATCCTGATTTTACTTTTCCGTCCGTAACTACCTTCTTACTTCAATGGTGGATTcaattttcttgtttattttctgcTTATACAATAGAAATGCTGttgttgtttcttttttcttttcacatcAGGTATGTTCCAATTCACTTGCATCATATGGTATTTGAGTTGGTTAAGAATTCATTGCGAGCTGTCCAAGAGCGATTTATGGATGATGACAGAGTTGCACCTCCCATTAGAATCATTATTGCTGATGGAATAGAAGATGTTACCATAAAGGTATTTAGCCAAATTCAATGAATTCAACTGAAAAATGTGATTCCTACTTTCTGGATAATGCTTAGTCACACATGTTTTTTATGAGAATGCATGAGTTATCATATATTATTTCTCCAAATTGGACTTTTTCATTGCATCTTTTCATGATTGAAGTCTAACTTTGTATGTATAAAATAggatattattttatgtttctggTTGTTAAAAAACTGATGAATAGAAGATCACAGAAAGTTGAATATAACGATTTTAAGGTAAGAACTAAGAAGGAATAGCTATTGTCCCCAAGCATAGTTGTTATTAAGTTAATGACAATATTTTCCAAAGATATAATAcgactttataaaattttaacataaaagtaataaaaattatctattCTCTTTAATGATGAAACTTTAAAACACTGAATgtttaaaatatacatataacaagTGAAATCTGAAATATTTGTGAGAAATATTTATAATTGAACAAATCAAAGCGAAAGGAAGCATTATTAAACGTGGTGGCCTTTGCAAAAGTCTCTTAATGATAAGGAGCAAAAATGTGCACTTGATGATGAAGGGATGATTCTCAACTGACTTAATCTAATTTGTAAATTATTCTTTAATCTTAACTCTAGCTTACTAGCAATGTTATTGTCAACTGCCAAATGATTGTTAAAAATGAAGCATTTGCTTAGCATGCTAGTTAGGGAATATGAAGGAGCTATAAACTTTTATGCTATTCAATGATTGATCAGttgaacttattttattttaccatACAAACTCTCTTGTTTATTCCTTAAGTAGTTTCTTTAGCAAAACTTCTAAGATGATCACCAATGCAAAACCCATGTCACAGGGTGTACCACAAGCTAAAATTTATTATCTGAATTTTGACCTTAATTTTTGCATGCTATTGGTGCTATTGATGAGGTTCTTTGTCTTAATTATTAAGTGGTTGGTGTGaatgatattaaattattaattattgtagATATCAGATGAGGGAGGAGGCATACCAAGAAGTGGACTTCCAAAGCTATTTACATATCTGTATAGCACAGCAAGAACAAATCCATTATTGGATGAAGATTCAGACCTTGGAATTGCTAATACTGTCACAATGGCTGGCTATGGTCATGGCCTCCCAATTAGCCGCTTGTATGCTAAGTATTTTGGTGGTGACCTTCAAATATTGTCCATGGAAGGATATGGTATTGTATAGCTCAActataactaactaactaactaattaaatttTGCTACTCCCATTTCATTTTCCTTcacaatatttttcatttagtgGACTTATTTATTTCCATCATTTTATCATAATTTGGAACTATTTTCATTGAAGATGAATTATTGTTAAACTTGATTCCATGTAATAATGTCTCATTTCTGCTTACTTTTCATATATAGTTATCTCAACTATGTTGACCTCAATTCTCCacattttgttatttattatgtatAGTACATCAATTCAATATTCATTCTTTCTATGTgtaatgtaatttatttttcctaGCATTTCTACAATCTTTAGAGTGAGGCTTTGAATTTTCTCAactatatattttctattttatatacTCCCAAATTTCCATTTGAGGCTAAATTTTAGTATCCAtttgtattataatttttttatctctattttttggATTGGAATTCATCAGCAATTCAGTTAGttgttagcttttgttttaGCTTTTCATTATCGAGAACTCTCATAATTCAAGGGTATTACTTGCAGGCACAGATGCATATCTGCATTTATGTCGTTTGGGAGACTCAGAAGAACCTCTGCCTTGAAAAGTCTCTATTTTCGTATTCTTTTATCCTATACAAGAAGTTGCGATGGAGAGCTACGTAATTGATAACTAGGCATTTTTCTTGTGAATAGGTCTATAGGCGTATAGCGCTCAGTCGCACtgccttgatttttttttcattgaagTTTTTTCATTAAAAGTAAAGATCATGTCACACTGATTTAtagtttgtttatattttttctggGTACACTACAACATTTTTATCTACCAAACAACAATTAGAAAAAGGTAACTAAAAATTGAAAACGGttacttttgatctagagcaaTGCTTTGAAGTCCGAGGCAATGTTTTTGGTAGCCTGCAGATGCAGTTGTTGTATTAGGTCAAAAGCAATGCGTTTGCTTTGAAGACCACGCTTATTAagactattttttaaaaatgt comes from the Arachis duranensis cultivar V14167 chromosome 7, aradu.V14167.gnm2.J7QH, whole genome shotgun sequence genome and includes:
- the LOC107458796 gene encoding uncharacterized protein LOC107458796 yields the protein MLNKFCFEALDKCLKDVLRFDRGYIPHAPFGGKIVVLGGDFRQILPVIPRGSQEEIVHSCINASNLWQSCQVLQLTENMRLSRGSRDIHCVQLKEFATWLLQVGDGLIRDNADGESVIRIPNDLLLNVEYPCLHDLVLFVYPDILLYSSSVDYFKGRSILAPTLDVVNEVNNHVMSLIPGNERVYLSSDTLISEDGHLESELYTMSTESLNALNCLGIPRHQLVLKIGVPVMLLRNIDQSNGLCNGTRMQVYSTPISGCSLLCDDKSQGQTLSTVGVYLSRPVFTHGQLYVALSRVSMHSGPKILSVNSNGKVSDHTINVVYREVFTGMLPNILP
- the LOC107458797 gene encoding pyruvate dehydrogenase (acetyl-transferring) kinase, mitochondrial-like, with the translated sequence MATRISKKVMEEVHQWGSMKQHGVTLKYMMEFGSNPTDKNLLLSAQFLHSELPIRIARRSIELENLPCGLSQKPAVLKVRDWYLDSFRDLRSFREIKDMSDEKEFTKIIKAIKVRHDNVVPTMALGVSQLKRTMNANTAIEDHTEIHEFLDRFFLSRIGIRMLIGQHLELHKPNPNPNCVGCIHTKMSPLDVTRNAIEDARAMCYREYGNAPEVTIYGDPDFTFPYVPIHLHHMVFELVKNSLRAVQERFMDDDRVAPPIRIIIADGIEDVTIKISDEGGGIPRSGLPKLFTYLYSTARTNPLLDEDSDLGIANTVTMAGYGHGLPISRLYAKYFGGDLQILSMEGYGTDAYLHLCRLGDSEEPLP